In Gimesia benthica, a single window of DNA contains:
- a CDS encoding YybH family protein has product MRRVLPLLLLLCSAGQFLHADDAKPDEEGLIRTAISSYKTAFDKGDAKAVASHWTPEGEFTPPGGETIKGQAALEKSFTEYFKDSPGAKIELESVDIRLISPGVAVENGVAEVILPEQETSITEYSAVHVKTPAGWKLDSVTETAAIVPQSHYEQLKSLEWMIGTWVDEGDDGSVETVCKWTKNKNFMTRSFKVHIQDRVALEGTQIIGWDPDKQTIRSWLFDSEGGFGVGIWTQTENRWTVRTLQVLANGEKATGVNVITKIDNNSFTFRSLGREVDGELLPGVDEITIIRK; this is encoded by the coding sequence ATGCGTCGAGTACTACCGCTTCTTTTACTGCTGTGTTCAGCGGGTCAGTTTTTGCATGCGGACGATGCAAAACCAGATGAGGAAGGCCTGATTCGCACTGCGATTTCCTCTTACAAAACAGCTTTTGACAAGGGAGATGCCAAAGCTGTTGCCAGCCACTGGACACCCGAAGGGGAATTCACTCCACCGGGAGGCGAAACAATCAAGGGACAGGCCGCGCTGGAGAAAAGCTTCACAGAGTATTTTAAGGATTCGCCTGGCGCTAAAATCGAACTGGAAAGTGTCGATATTCGACTGATCTCACCAGGCGTTGCCGTTGAGAACGGTGTGGCTGAGGTCATTCTGCCGGAGCAGGAGACCAGCATCACTGAATACTCGGCCGTGCATGTGAAAACGCCCGCTGGCTGGAAGCTGGATAGTGTAACAGAAACAGCAGCCATAGTGCCTCAATCACACTACGAACAACTGAAATCACTGGAATGGATGATCGGAACCTGGGTTGATGAAGGCGATGATGGTTCCGTCGAAACCGTCTGCAAGTGGACGAAGAATAAAAACTTCATGACGCGTTCTTTTAAGGTACATATCCAGGATCGCGTTGCTCTGGAAGGGACGCAGATCATTGGCTGGGATCCGGATAAACAGACCATCCGTTCCTGGTTATTCGACTCAGAAGGTGGATTCGGTGTCGGGATCTGGACTCAAACCGAGAATCGCTGGACCGTACGCACATTGCAGGTTCTGGCGAATGGCGAGAAGGCCACTGGAGTTAATGTCATCACCAAAATCGATAACAACAGTTTTACTTTTCGTTCTCTAGGACGCGAGGTGGATGGCGAACTCCTGCCGGGAGTCGACGAGATCACCATTATCCGCAAGTAA
- a CDS encoding response regulator: protein MIPVLVTDTDSFISSNQTVNKVPVACANRSAHVPKSLAGLRILVVDDSYDNCRLFSHILKKSGASTQVAENGQVAIDLVNSNSQSGEPFHAIVMDMQMPVMDGYRATQTLRDMGGQIPVIALTANALTGDHLKCLDSGCDAYLSKPVNRTELVRLIEQFAHQELYMTVQV, encoded by the coding sequence ATGATTCCCGTTCTGGTTACTGATACCGACTCTTTCATATCGTCAAATCAAACAGTTAATAAAGTGCCTGTTGCGTGTGCTAATAGATCAGCTCATGTGCCAAAATCTTTAGCAGGATTACGCATTTTAGTTGTGGACGACAGTTACGATAACTGTCGCTTGTTCTCCCATATCCTGAAAAAATCCGGGGCAAGCACACAAGTTGCCGAAAATGGTCAGGTCGCAATTGACCTCGTTAATTCTAATTCTCAATCTGGCGAGCCGTTTCATGCCATTGTCATGGATATGCAAATGCCGGTAATGGATGGTTATAGAGCCACCCAGACCTTGAGAGATATGGGGGGCCAGATCCCTGTGATTGCACTAACAGCAAATGCACTTACTGGAGATCATCTGAAATGCCTGGATAGTGGCTGTGATGCCTATCTGTCAAAGCCGGTAAATCGAACAGAACTCGTCCGACTTATCGAGCAGTTTGCACATCAGGAGCTGTACATGACCGTGCAGGTTTAA
- a CDS encoding 3-keto-disaccharide hydrolase encodes MKVQLTLSAFCLALLMNITTYAEDKGFKPLFDGKTLDGWVQKGGTAKYEVVDGTIVGTSVPKTPNSFLCTDRNYGDFELEVDFKVDPLLNSGIQIRSNVHDEDRTIVYNGEDGKELKKKIPAGRVHGYQVEIDPSDRAWSGGIYDEARRGWLNNLADNKAAQKAFKQNEWNHYRIVCKGDSIKTWINGVPAADLKDGLTSEGFIALQVHGVGNHPEKVGKQVSWRNIKIKELK; translated from the coding sequence ATGAAAGTTCAACTGACACTCTCTGCGTTTTGCCTCGCACTCCTGATGAATATCACCACCTATGCTGAAGACAAGGGCTTCAAACCACTGTTTGATGGTAAAACTCTTGACGGCTGGGTCCAAAAAGGTGGGACGGCCAAATATGAAGTCGTCGATGGCACGATCGTCGGCACTTCGGTACCCAAAACTCCCAACAGTTTTCTGTGTACCGACAGAAATTATGGCGACTTTGAACTCGAAGTCGATTTCAAAGTTGATCCACTGTTGAACTCGGGGATCCAGATTCGCAGCAATGTCCATGATGAAGACAGAACTATTGTCTACAACGGTGAAGACGGCAAAGAACTGAAGAAAAAAATCCCCGCTGGTCGTGTACACGGCTATCAGGTAGAAATCGATCCCTCCGATCGCGCCTGGTCAGGCGGAATTTATGATGAAGCACGTCGTGGCTGGTTAAACAACCTGGCTGATAACAAGGCAGCACAGAAAGCCTTCAAGCAGAATGAGTGGAATCACTACCGCATCGTCTGCAAAGGGGATTCCATCAAGACCTGGATCAACGGCGTCCCTGCTGCAGATCTCAAAGATGGACTCACTTCTGAAGGCTTTATCGCCCTGCAGGTACATGGTGTTGGTAACCATCCTGAAAAAGTTGGCAAGCAGGTCAGCTGGCGAAACATCAAAATCAAAGAACTGAAATAG